From one Deltaproteobacteria bacterium genomic stretch:
- a CDS encoding tyrosine-type recombinase/integrase — MPGLRLHDLRHSWASTAAMNGVDMVTVAKLLGRALVETTERCTHLSDQSVADAADRVSDRIHAALAGRGAKHGGGSDHANG, encoded by the coding sequence TTGCCCGGCCTGCGGCTTCATGACCTGCGGCACTCGTGGGCTTCCACCGCCGCCATGAACGGCGTGGACATGGTGACGGTCGCCAAGCTGCTCGGTCGCGCCTTGGTCGAGACGACCGAACGCTGCACTCATCTTTCCGACCAGTCGGTTGCCGACGCCGCCGACCGGGTATCGGACCGCATTCATGCGGCTCTGGCCGGCAGGGGCGCAAAGCACGGGGGAGGGAGCGATCATGCCAACGGTTGA